The proteins below come from a single Anguilla rostrata isolate EN2019 chromosome 3, ASM1855537v3, whole genome shotgun sequence genomic window:
- the pde1a gene encoding dual specificity calcium/calmodulin-dependent 3',5'-cyclic nucleotide phosphodiesterase 1A isoform X3, with product MDEHVSIKRKLLHRPIFRLRCLVKQLERGEVNVLDLKKNIEYAASVLEAVYIDETRRLLDTEDELSDIQTDSVPMEVRDWLASTFTRKMGVMRRRPEEKPRFRSIVHAVQAGIFVERMYRRTSNMAGLTYPPTVITTLKDVDKWSFDVFALQEASSEHALKFLVYELLTRYDLISRFRIPVSSLVSFVEALEVGYSKHKNPYHNLTHAADVTQTAHFLMLHTGVMHWLTELEILAMVFAAAIHDFEHTGTTNNFHIQTRSEVAILYNDRSVLENHHVSAAYRLMQEDEMNILVNLSKDDWRELRSLVIEMVMSTDMSCHFQQIKTMRNNLQQPEGIDKAKALSLMLHAADISHPAKTWPLHYRWTQALMEEFFRQGDKEAELGLPFSPLCDRKATMIAQSQIGFIDFIVEPTFSVLIDSTEKIITPLIEEALKSGDRNVFRSSLAGSGSGTVVESVQRSNTEQGAPTDYSLSSINLKQVRHSLAEVIQHNKERWKELAVQELASKQLESCAREEKGTDARAEVRPLKGVTLTRTNFEVQSESKSLNELNSTGSNNSSQNSLSPSAEEECVGSSPSSSDAQTHSSEQLPWNGERPEPGQ from the exons ATTGAGATGTCTGGTAAAACAGCTGGAAAGGGGAGAAGTGAATGTCCTGGACCTGAAGAAGAACATTGAATATGCAGCCTCTGTGCTTGAAGCCGTGTACATTGACGAGACCCG GCGACTCTTGGACACCGAGGATGAGCTCAGCGACATCCAGACAGACTCCGTGCCGATGGAGGTCCGTGATTGGCTGGCCTCCACCTTCACCAGAAAGATGGGCGTGATGCGGAGGCGGCCAGAGGAAAAGCCAAGGTTCCGGAGTATTGTCCACGCAGTTCAGGCTGGCATATTTGTGGAGAG GATGTACAGACGGACGTCAAATATGGCTGGGTTGACGTACCCTCCAACTGTGATTACCACCCTCAAG GATGTCGATAAGTGGTCCTTTGATGTTTTCGCACTCCAAGAAGCCAGCAGTGAGCATGCCCTGAAGTTCCTCGTCTACGAGCTTCTCACCAGATACGACCTGATCAGTCGCTTCAGG ATCCCTGTCTCTTCGCTGGTTTCCTTCGTGGAGGCGCTGGAGGTGGGCTACAGCAAGCACAAGAACCCGTACCACAACCTGACCCatgctgctgatgtcacacagactgcacacttTCTCATGCTCCACACAGGCGTCATG CATTGGCTCACTGAACTGGAAATCCTAGCCATGGTGTTTGCAGCTGCAATCCATGACTTCGAGCACACTGGGACCACCAATAACTTTCACATCCAGACCAG GTCAGAAGTGGCTATTCTTTACAATGATCGCTCCGTCCTGGAAAACCACCATGTAAGTGCTGCCTACAGGCTTATGCAAGAGGACGAGATGAACATCCTGGTTAACCTGTCGAAAGATGACTGGCG AGAGCTGCGGTCCTTGGTCATTGAGATGGTCATGAGCACGGACATGTCCTGCCATTTCCAGCAGATCAAGACCATGAGGAACAACCTTCAGCAACCGGAGGG AATAGACAAGGCTAAAGCCCTATCTCTGATGCTGCATGCAGCCGACATCAGCCACCCCGCTAAGACCTGGCCTCTGCACTACCGCTGGACCCAAGCCCTGATGGAGGAGTTCTTCCGACAG GGAGACAAGGAGGCCGAGCTGGGGTTACcattctcccctctctgtgatCGCAAGGCAACAATGATTGCACAGTCACAGATAG ggTTTATTGACTTCATCGTTGAACCGACTTTCTCTGTTTTGATCGACTCAACAGAGAAGATTATTACTCCTCTTATAGAGGAAGCCTTAAAATCAGGGGACAGAAATGTATTTCGATCCAG CTTGGCTGGCAGTGGCTCAGGAACAGTAGTGGAGTCCGTACAGAGATCGAACACTGAGCAGGGCGCTCCCACAGACTACTCCCTGTCCAGCATCAACCTGAAACAAGTCCGCCACTCACTGGCCGAGGTCATCCAACACAACAAAGAGCGCTGGAAGGAGCTAGCGGTCCAAG AGCTGGCGAGCAAACAGCTGGAGTCCTGTGCCCGGGAGGAGAAGGGGACAGACGCCAGGGCCGAAGTTCGCCCACTGAAAGGGGTCACGTTGACACGGACCAACTTTGAGGTGCAGAGCGAGTCAAAGTCCCTGAATGAACTGAACAGCACCGGTTCCAATAActcttcccagaattccctgtcCCCGTCTGCGGAGGAGGAGTGTGTCGGCTCATCGCCGTCCAGCTcggacgcacagacacacagctctgaGCAGCTACCATGGAACG gagagagaccagagcCAGGCCAGTAA
- the pde1a gene encoding dual specificity calcium/calmodulin-dependent 3',5'-cyclic nucleotide phosphodiesterase 1A isoform X2, translating into MDSLVSDMDNLESSLKYPKTKQTENMWMRLKGMQKYKSTSQRLRCLVKQLERGEVNVLDLKKNIEYAASVLEAVYIDETRRLLDTEDELSDIQTDSVPMEVRDWLASTFTRKMGVMRRRPEEKPRFRSIVHAVQAGIFVERMYRRTSNMAGLTYPPTVITTLKDVDKWSFDVFALQEASSEHALKFLVYELLTRYDLISRFRIPVSSLVSFVEALEVGYSKHKNPYHNLTHAADVTQTAHFLMLHTGVMHWLTELEILAMVFAAAIHDFEHTGTTNNFHIQTRSEVAILYNDRSVLENHHVSAAYRLMQEDEMNILVNLSKDDWRELRSLVIEMVMSTDMSCHFQQIKTMRNNLQQPEGIDKAKALSLMLHAADISHPAKTWPLHYRWTQALMEEFFRQGDKEAELGLPFSPLCDRKATMIAQSQIGFIDFIVEPTFSVLIDSTEKIITPLIEEALKSGDRNVFRSSLAGSGSGTVVESVQRSNTEQGAPTDYSLSSINLKQVRHSLAEVIQHNKERWKELAVQELASKQLESCAREEKGTDARAEVRPLKGVTLTRTNFEVQSESKSLNELNSTGSNNSSQNSLSPSAEEECVGSSPSSSDAQTHSSEQLPWNGERPEPGQ; encoded by the exons ATTGAGATGTCTGGTAAAACAGCTGGAAAGGGGAGAAGTGAATGTCCTGGACCTGAAGAAGAACATTGAATATGCAGCCTCTGTGCTTGAAGCCGTGTACATTGACGAGACCCG GCGACTCTTGGACACCGAGGATGAGCTCAGCGACATCCAGACAGACTCCGTGCCGATGGAGGTCCGTGATTGGCTGGCCTCCACCTTCACCAGAAAGATGGGCGTGATGCGGAGGCGGCCAGAGGAAAAGCCAAGGTTCCGGAGTATTGTCCACGCAGTTCAGGCTGGCATATTTGTGGAGAG GATGTACAGACGGACGTCAAATATGGCTGGGTTGACGTACCCTCCAACTGTGATTACCACCCTCAAG GATGTCGATAAGTGGTCCTTTGATGTTTTCGCACTCCAAGAAGCCAGCAGTGAGCATGCCCTGAAGTTCCTCGTCTACGAGCTTCTCACCAGATACGACCTGATCAGTCGCTTCAGG ATCCCTGTCTCTTCGCTGGTTTCCTTCGTGGAGGCGCTGGAGGTGGGCTACAGCAAGCACAAGAACCCGTACCACAACCTGACCCatgctgctgatgtcacacagactgcacacttTCTCATGCTCCACACAGGCGTCATG CATTGGCTCACTGAACTGGAAATCCTAGCCATGGTGTTTGCAGCTGCAATCCATGACTTCGAGCACACTGGGACCACCAATAACTTTCACATCCAGACCAG GTCAGAAGTGGCTATTCTTTACAATGATCGCTCCGTCCTGGAAAACCACCATGTAAGTGCTGCCTACAGGCTTATGCAAGAGGACGAGATGAACATCCTGGTTAACCTGTCGAAAGATGACTGGCG AGAGCTGCGGTCCTTGGTCATTGAGATGGTCATGAGCACGGACATGTCCTGCCATTTCCAGCAGATCAAGACCATGAGGAACAACCTTCAGCAACCGGAGGG AATAGACAAGGCTAAAGCCCTATCTCTGATGCTGCATGCAGCCGACATCAGCCACCCCGCTAAGACCTGGCCTCTGCACTACCGCTGGACCCAAGCCCTGATGGAGGAGTTCTTCCGACAG GGAGACAAGGAGGCCGAGCTGGGGTTACcattctcccctctctgtgatCGCAAGGCAACAATGATTGCACAGTCACAGATAG ggTTTATTGACTTCATCGTTGAACCGACTTTCTCTGTTTTGATCGACTCAACAGAGAAGATTATTACTCCTCTTATAGAGGAAGCCTTAAAATCAGGGGACAGAAATGTATTTCGATCCAG CTTGGCTGGCAGTGGCTCAGGAACAGTAGTGGAGTCCGTACAGAGATCGAACACTGAGCAGGGCGCTCCCACAGACTACTCCCTGTCCAGCATCAACCTGAAACAAGTCCGCCACTCACTGGCCGAGGTCATCCAACACAACAAAGAGCGCTGGAAGGAGCTAGCGGTCCAAG AGCTGGCGAGCAAACAGCTGGAGTCCTGTGCCCGGGAGGAGAAGGGGACAGACGCCAGGGCCGAAGTTCGCCCACTGAAAGGGGTCACGTTGACACGGACCAACTTTGAGGTGCAGAGCGAGTCAAAGTCCCTGAATGAACTGAACAGCACCGGTTCCAATAActcttcccagaattccctgtcCCCGTCTGCGGAGGAGGAGTGTGTCGGCTCATCGCCGTCCAGCTcggacgcacagacacacagctctgaGCAGCTACCATGGAACG gagagagaccagagcCAGGCCAGTAA